In one Bordetella pertussis 18323 genomic region, the following are encoded:
- the rpsA gene encoding 30S ribosomal protein S1 has product MSSVSTSAILGGENFADLFAESLKSQDMKSGEVISAEVVRVDHNFVVVNAGLKSEALIPLEEFLNDQGELEVQPGDFVSVAIDSLENGYGDTILSRDRAKRLSAWLQLEQALENGELVTGTITGKVKGGLTVMTNGIRAFLPGSLVDLRPVKDTTPYEGKTLEFKVIKLDRKRNNVVLSRRQVLEASMGEERQKLLETLHEGAVVKGVVKNITDYGAFVDLGGIDGLLHITDMAWRRVRHPSEVLQVGQEVEAKVLKFDQEKSRVSLGVKQLGEDPWVGLARRYPQGTRLFGKVTNLTDYGAFVEVEAGIEGLVHVSEMDWTNKNVDPRKVVTLGEEVEVMVLEIDEDRRRISLGMKQCRQNPWEEFATNFKRGDKVRGAIKSITDFGVFVGLPGGIDGLVHLSDLSWTESGEEAVRNFKKGDELEAVVLGIDTEKERISLGIKQLEGDPFNNFVATHDKGAVVPGTIKSVEPKGAVITLSVDVEGYLRASEISSGRVEDATTVLKAGENIEAMIVNIDRKARSIQLSIKARDNAETAETIQRMSEASASSGTTNLGALLKAKLDQQRNDG; this is encoded by the coding sequence ATGTCTTCCGTTTCCACCTCCGCCATCCTTGGCGGCGAAAACTTCGCCGACCTGTTCGCAGAAAGCCTCAAGAGCCAGGACATGAAGTCCGGCGAGGTCATCAGCGCAGAAGTCGTGCGCGTCGACCACAACTTCGTGGTCGTCAACGCCGGCCTGAAGTCCGAAGCGCTGATTCCCCTGGAAGAGTTCCTCAACGACCAGGGCGAACTCGAAGTTCAACCCGGCGACTTCGTCTCGGTGGCGATCGATTCGCTGGAGAACGGCTACGGCGACACCATCCTGTCGCGCGACCGCGCCAAGCGTCTGTCGGCCTGGCTGCAACTGGAGCAGGCCCTCGAGAACGGCGAGCTGGTCACCGGCACGATCACCGGCAAGGTCAAGGGCGGCCTGACCGTCATGACCAACGGCATCCGCGCGTTCCTGCCCGGTTCGCTGGTCGACCTGCGTCCGGTCAAGGACACCACGCCGTACGAAGGCAAGACCCTCGAATTCAAGGTCATCAAGCTGGACCGCAAGCGCAACAACGTCGTGCTGTCGCGCCGCCAGGTGCTGGAAGCCAGCATGGGCGAAGAGCGCCAGAAGCTGCTCGAGACGCTGCACGAAGGCGCGGTGGTCAAGGGCGTGGTCAAGAACATCACCGACTACGGCGCGTTCGTCGACCTGGGCGGCATCGATGGCCTGCTGCACATCACCGACATGGCCTGGCGCCGTGTGCGTCACCCGTCCGAAGTCCTGCAAGTGGGTCAGGAAGTCGAAGCCAAGGTGCTCAAGTTCGACCAGGAAAAGAGCCGCGTCTCCCTGGGCGTCAAGCAGCTGGGCGAAGATCCGTGGGTGGGCCTGGCTCGCCGCTACCCGCAGGGCACCCGCCTGTTCGGCAAGGTCACCAACCTGACCGACTACGGCGCGTTCGTCGAAGTCGAAGCCGGCATCGAAGGCCTGGTGCACGTGTCCGAAATGGACTGGACCAACAAGAACGTCGATCCGCGCAAGGTCGTGACCCTGGGCGAAGAAGTCGAAGTCATGGTCCTGGAAATCGACGAAGACCGTCGCCGCATTTCGCTGGGCATGAAGCAGTGCCGCCAGAACCCGTGGGAAGAGTTCGCCACCAACTTCAAGCGTGGTGACAAGGTCCGCGGCGCCATCAAGTCGATCACCGACTTCGGCGTGTTCGTCGGCCTGCCCGGCGGCATCGACGGCCTGGTCCATCTGTCCGACCTGTCGTGGACGGAATCGGGCGAGGAAGCCGTGCGCAACTTCAAGAAGGGCGACGAGCTGGAAGCCGTGGTGCTGGGCATCGATACCGAGAAAGAGCGCATCTCGCTGGGTATCAAGCAGCTCGAAGGCGACCCGTTCAACAACTTCGTTGCCACGCACGACAAGGGCGCCGTTGTTCCGGGCACCATCAAGTCGGTCGAGCCCAAGGGCGCCGTGATCACCCTGTCGGTGGATGTGGAAGGCTACCTGCGCGCCTCCGAGATCTCCTCGGGCCGCGTCGAAGACGCTACCACCGTGCTGAAGGCTGGCGAGAACATCGAAGCCATGATCGTCAACATCGACCGCAAGGCGCGTTCGATCCAGCTGTCGATCAAGGCCCGCGATAACGCCGAGACGGCCGAGACCATCCAGCGCATGTCCGAGGCGAGCGCTTCGTCGGGTACGACGAACTTGGGCGCGCTGCTCAAGGCCAAGCTGGACCAACAGCGCAACGACGGTTGA
- a CDS encoding integration host factor subunit beta: protein MTKSELIAALAARYPQLAARDTDYAVKTMLDAMTQALASGQRIEIRGFGSFSLSQRSPRIGRNPKSGEQVLVPGKQVPHFKAGKELREWVDLVGNDQGDDSSNGSSDPLQSVMDMHAMH, encoded by the coding sequence GTGACCAAGTCGGAGCTGATCGCCGCGCTGGCGGCCCGCTATCCTCAGCTGGCCGCTCGCGACACCGATTACGCTGTCAAGACCATGCTCGATGCAATGACCCAGGCCCTGGCCTCGGGTCAGCGCATCGAAATCCGCGGGTTTGGCAGCTTTTCGCTGTCGCAGCGCTCTCCCCGTATCGGGCGCAATCCGAAGTCGGGCGAACAAGTGCTGGTGCCTGGCAAGCAGGTGCCGCACTTCAAGGCCGGCAAGGAGCTGCGCGAGTGGGTCGATCTGGTTGGCAACGATCAGGGCGACGACTCGTCCAACGGGTCGTCCGACCCGCTGCAATCGGTCATGGATATGCATGCCATGCACTGA
- a CDS encoding lipopolysaccharide assembly protein LapA domain-containing protein produces the protein MRYLVWALRLLVFVAVLMFALKNTNPVAVTFYADYVVHDVPLIVVMLVVFVVGALFGLLLTVPAAMRRRREALRLRREVERLQAAASGTPPAVTPEAVAPMSPL, from the coding sequence ATGCGCTACCTGGTCTGGGCCCTGCGATTGCTCGTGTTTGTGGCGGTTCTGATGTTCGCGCTCAAGAACACCAATCCCGTCGCCGTGACTTTCTATGCCGATTACGTGGTGCACGACGTACCGCTGATCGTCGTCATGCTGGTCGTGTTCGTCGTCGGCGCGCTGTTCGGGCTGCTGCTGACCGTACCCGCCGCCATGCGCCGCCGCCGCGAGGCCCTGCGCCTGCGCCGCGAAGTCGAGCGCCTGCAGGCGGCCGCCAGCGGCACGCCGCCGGCCGTCACGCCGGAGGCCGTCGCGCCGATGTCGCCGCTGTAA
- the lapB gene encoding lipopolysaccharide assembly protein LapB — protein sequence MDFEPWWLIFVPVLFALGWLAARFDFRQMLRETRTLPDSYFRGLNFLLNEQPDRAIDAFVEVAKLDPETTELHFALGSLFRRRGEMERAIRVHQSLLSRSDLPVAEREHAQHELAQDFLKAGMLDRAEGAFEQLKDTRYALPALRSLIRIYESEHDWPRAIEAVKTLHGLVDEPVPQIVHYYCEQAQAALTAKPVDFDAAHAALDAADHAAGMVERGNAPAKASLVRTAMLRARLAALENDPKRERLYLESILTQAPEFAGLVAEALLTNYRQADQAAAGLAMLQQQYQRHASLDLFNVVFRELRVQQGSAPAWAFAREALRHHPSLLGLDRLLEAELASPGAPADAGPVTGADLTLLRSLIHKHTQRLDRYACRSCGFQARRFYWQCPGCNSWETYAPRRLEELE from the coding sequence GTGGACTTTGAACCCTGGTGGCTGATATTCGTGCCGGTGCTGTTTGCGCTGGGCTGGCTGGCGGCGCGCTTTGACTTCCGGCAGATGCTGCGCGAGACGCGCACGTTGCCCGATTCGTACTTCCGCGGCCTGAACTTCCTGCTCAACGAGCAACCCGACCGGGCGATCGACGCGTTCGTCGAGGTCGCCAAGCTGGATCCCGAAACCACCGAGCTGCACTTCGCCCTGGGCAGTCTGTTTCGCCGGCGCGGCGAAATGGAGCGCGCCATCCGCGTGCACCAGAGCCTACTGAGCCGCTCCGACCTGCCGGTGGCCGAGCGCGAGCACGCACAGCACGAACTGGCGCAGGATTTCCTGAAGGCCGGCATGCTGGACCGCGCCGAAGGGGCGTTCGAGCAGCTCAAGGACACCCGCTATGCGCTGCCCGCGCTGCGTTCGCTGATCCGTATCTACGAATCCGAGCACGACTGGCCGCGCGCCATCGAGGCGGTCAAGACCTTGCACGGGCTGGTCGACGAGCCCGTGCCGCAGATCGTGCACTACTACTGCGAGCAGGCGCAGGCCGCGCTGACGGCCAAGCCGGTGGATTTCGACGCCGCCCATGCCGCGCTGGACGCGGCCGACCACGCCGCCGGCATGGTCGAGCGCGGCAACGCGCCGGCCAAGGCGTCGCTGGTGCGCACCGCCATGTTGCGCGCGCGCCTGGCCGCCCTCGAGAACGATCCCAAGCGCGAACGCCTGTATCTCGAATCCATCCTCACGCAGGCGCCCGAATTCGCCGGACTGGTGGCCGAGGCCCTGCTGACCAACTACCGGCAGGCCGACCAGGCCGCCGCCGGGTTGGCGATGCTGCAGCAGCAGTACCAGCGGCACGCCTCGCTGGACCTCTTCAACGTGGTGTTCCGCGAGCTGCGCGTGCAGCAGGGCTCGGCGCCCGCGTGGGCATTCGCGCGCGAGGCGCTGCGCCATCATCCGTCCCTGCTGGGCCTGGACCGCCTGCTCGAGGCCGAATTGGCCTCGCCCGGCGCGCCCGCCGACGCCGGGCCCGTGACCGGGGCCGACCTGACCCTGCTGCGCAGCCTCATCCATAAACATACCCAGCGCCTGGATCGCTATGCCTGCCGCAGTTGCGGCTTCCAGGCGCGCCGCTTTTACTGGCAGTGCCCCGGTTGCAATTCCTGGGAAACCTACGCGCCGCGCCGCCTGGAAGAACTCGAATGA
- the rfaE1 gene encoding D-glycero-beta-D-manno-heptose-7-phosphate kinase produces the protein MNQYPAERIARARVLVVGDVMLDRYWFGEVDRISPEAPVPVVRVARREDRLGGAANVARNVAALGAQVTLIGVVGADEVGLRIERMAAEEGVRTDLVSDTEHPTTLKMRVLGRQQQLLRVDFEQHPEPAALDGISAAVARQLAQHDIVVLSDYAKGVLDRVESIIAAAVGHSLPVLVDPKGDHYERYRGATLVTPNRAEMREAVGRWKTEDELAERAQRLRLDLDLEALLVTRSEQGMTLFTDAGRDHADAAAHEVYDVSGAGDTVLATLAVMRAVGLSWGDAMRWANRAGGIVVGKLGTSVVTAAELAGEST, from the coding sequence ATGAATCAATACCCCGCTGAACGCATCGCCCGCGCCCGCGTGCTGGTCGTGGGCGACGTCATGCTCGACCGCTACTGGTTCGGCGAAGTCGACCGGATTTCGCCGGAAGCTCCGGTGCCCGTGGTGCGCGTGGCGCGCCGCGAAGACCGCCTGGGCGGCGCCGCCAACGTGGCGCGCAACGTGGCCGCGCTGGGCGCCCAGGTGACGCTGATCGGGGTGGTCGGCGCCGATGAGGTCGGCCTCCGCATCGAGCGCATGGCAGCCGAAGAGGGCGTGCGCACCGACCTGGTATCCGACACCGAACACCCGACCACGCTGAAGATGCGCGTGCTCGGCCGCCAGCAGCAGCTGCTGCGGGTGGATTTCGAGCAGCATCCCGAGCCGGCCGCACTCGACGGCATCAGCGCCGCCGTGGCGCGGCAGCTGGCGCAGCACGATATCGTGGTGCTGTCCGATTACGCCAAGGGCGTGCTGGACCGGGTCGAATCCATCATCGCCGCCGCCGTCGGCCACAGCCTGCCGGTGCTGGTCGACCCCAAGGGCGACCACTACGAGCGCTATCGCGGCGCCACGCTGGTCACGCCCAACCGGGCCGAAATGCGCGAGGCGGTCGGGCGCTGGAAAACCGAGGACGAACTGGCCGAGCGCGCCCAGCGGCTGCGCCTCGACCTGGACCTGGAGGCCTTGCTCGTGACGCGGTCCGAGCAGGGCATGACCCTCTTTACCGACGCGGGGCGCGACCATGCCGACGCCGCCGCGCACGAAGTCTATGATGTATCGGGCGCCGGCGATACCGTGCTGGCGACCCTGGCCGTCATGCGCGCGGTGGGACTGTCCTGGGGCGACGCGATGCGCTGGGCCAACCGGGCCGGCGGCATCGTGGTCGGCAAGCTGGGCACGTCGGTGGTGACCGCCGCAGAACTTGCAGGAGAATCAACATGA
- the rfaD gene encoding ADP-glyceromanno-heptose 6-epimerase, with the protein MIVVTGAAGFIGSNLVRGLNRRGIQDIIAVDDLTDGDKFRNLVDCSIADYLDKDEFRERVRGGNLPALRAVLHQGACSDTTERNGRYMLDNNYRVTLELFEYCQAERVPFLYASSAAVYGGSSVYVEDPANEHPLNVYGYSKLLFDQVLRTRMDSLTAQVVGLRYFNVYGPHEQHKGRMASVAFHNMNQFLAEGHVRLFAGWDGYEDGGQSRDFISVEDVVAVNLHFLDNPDQSGVFNCGTGRAQPFNDVAAAVVNTLRAERGEAALPLAELVKKGLLRYIPFPDDLKGRYQSYTQADVSRLRATGFSAPMRDVQTGVSEYVRYWRVLK; encoded by the coding sequence ATGATCGTGGTGACCGGCGCGGCCGGCTTTATCGGCAGCAATCTGGTGCGCGGCCTGAACCGGCGCGGCATCCAGGACATCATCGCCGTCGACGACCTGACCGACGGCGACAAATTCCGCAACCTCGTCGATTGCAGCATCGCCGACTATCTCGACAAGGACGAGTTCCGCGAACGCGTGCGCGGCGGCAACCTGCCGGCCTTGCGTGCCGTGCTGCACCAGGGCGCCTGCTCGGACACCACCGAGCGCAACGGCCGCTACATGCTGGACAACAACTACCGCGTCACGCTGGAACTGTTCGAGTACTGCCAGGCCGAGCGCGTGCCGTTCCTGTACGCCTCGTCGGCCGCAGTCTACGGCGGTTCGTCGGTGTATGTGGAAGACCCGGCCAACGAGCATCCGCTCAATGTGTACGGCTATTCCAAGCTGCTGTTCGACCAGGTGCTGCGCACGCGCATGGACAGCCTGACCGCCCAGGTGGTGGGGCTGCGCTATTTCAACGTGTACGGGCCGCACGAGCAGCACAAGGGCCGCATGGCTTCGGTGGCCTTCCACAACATGAACCAGTTCCTGGCCGAAGGCCATGTGCGCCTGTTCGCCGGCTGGGATGGCTACGAGGACGGCGGGCAGAGCCGCGATTTCATTTCGGTCGAAGACGTGGTGGCGGTCAATCTGCATTTCCTCGACAACCCTGACCAGTCGGGCGTTTTCAACTGCGGCACCGGGCGCGCCCAGCCGTTCAACGACGTGGCCGCGGCGGTGGTCAATACCCTGCGCGCCGAACGCGGCGAGGCGGCGCTGCCGCTGGCCGAACTGGTCAAGAAGGGCCTGCTGCGCTATATCCCGTTCCCGGACGATCTGAAAGGGCGCTACCAGAGCTACACCCAGGCCGACGTCAGCCGGCTGCGGGCGACCGGCTTCAGCGCGCCGATGCGCGATGTACAGACTGGCGTATCGGAATACGTGCGCTATTGGCGCGTCCTGAAGTAG
- a CDS encoding ComEA family DNA-binding protein, whose amino-acid sequence MRAPPAPAFARVGKMAAGRIDRFVRQASKEHSMNPFLHDPVARCANAPAWPLVGRGRPWRPRPPGAAARAPAGKAPVGRKPASEPLARWLVMAGCALAAAPAHALDVNTATVDQLETVRGVGPRTARVIIEERQRGGRFLSLEDLSERVSGIGHKKMQSLQAAGLTAGPAAPAAGARPEARPAGGPRAKAAAGR is encoded by the coding sequence TTGCGTGCACCGCCGGCCCCGGCGTTCGCCAGGGTGGGCAAGATGGCTGCGGGGCGGATCGACCGGTTCGTCCGACAGGCATCCAAGGAGCACAGCATGAATCCGTTTCTGCACGATCCCGTGGCGCGTTGCGCAAACGCTCCCGCTTGGCCGCTGGTGGGCCGCGGCCGGCCATGGCGGCCGCGGCCGCCCGGCGCCGCGGCGCGCGCGCCGGCGGGCAAGGCGCCGGTCGGGCGCAAGCCGGCAAGCGAGCCGCTGGCGCGCTGGCTGGTGATGGCCGGTTGCGCGCTGGCCGCCGCGCCGGCCCACGCGCTGGACGTCAACACCGCCACCGTCGACCAGCTCGAAACCGTGCGCGGCGTGGGGCCGCGCACGGCCCGGGTCATCATCGAAGAGCGCCAGCGGGGAGGCCGCTTCCTGTCGCTCGAAGACCTGTCCGAGCGGGTCAGCGGCATCGGCCACAAGAAAATGCAATCCTTGCAGGCCGCCGGCCTGACGGCCGGCCCGGCTGCGCCGGCCGCGGGCGCCAGGCCCGAGGCCAGGCCGGCGGGAGGGCCGCGCGCCAAGGCGGCTGCCGGCCGCTAG
- a CDS encoding IS481-like element IS481 family transposase has translation MNTHKHARLTFLRRLEMVQQLIAHQVCVPEAARAYGVTAPTVRKWLGRFLAQGQAGLADASSRPTVSPRAIAPAKALAIVELRRKRLTQARIAQALGVSASTVSRVLARAGLSHLADLEPAEPVVRYEHQAPGDLLHIDIKKLGRIQRPGHRVTGNRRDTVEGAGWDFVFVAIDDHARVAFTDIHPDERFPSAVQFLKDAVAYYQRLGVTIQRLLTDNGSAFRSRAFAALCHELGIKHRFTRPYRPQTNGKAERFIQSALREWAYAHTYQNSQHRADAMKSWLHHYNWHRPHQGIGRAVPISRLNLDEYNLLTVHS, from the coding sequence ATGAACACCCATAAGCATGCCCGATTGACCTTCCTACGTCGACTCGAAATGGTCCAGCAATTGATCGCCCATCAAGTTTGTGTGCCTGAAGCGGCCCGCGCCTATGGGGTCACCGCGCCGACTGTGCGCAAATGGCTGGGCCGCTTCCTGGCTCAGGGCCAGGCGGGCTTGGCCGATGCGTCCTCGCGCCCGACGGTCTCGCCCCGAGCGATTGCGCCGGCCAAGGCGCTGGCTATCGTGGAGCTGCGCCGCAAGCGGCTGACCCAAGCGCGCATCGCCCAGGCGCTGGGCGTGTCAGCCAGCACCGTCAGCCGCGTCCTGGCCCGCGCCGGTCTGTCGCACCTGGCCGACCTGGAGCCGGCCGAGCCGGTGGTGCGCTACGAGCATCAGGCCCCCGGCGATCTGCTGCACATCGACATCAAGAAGCTGGGACGTATCCAGCGCCCTGGCCACCGGGTCACGGGCAACCGACGCGATACCGTTGAGGGGGCCGGCTGGGACTTCGTCTTCGTGGCCATCGATGACCACGCCCGCGTGGCCTTCACCGACATCCACCCCGACGAGCGCTTCCCCAGCGCCGTCCAGTTCCTCAAGGACGCAGTGGCCTACTACCAGCGCCTGGGCGTGACCATCCAGCGCTTGCTCACCGACAATGGCTCGGCCTTTCGCAGCCGCGCCTTCGCCGCGCTGTGCCATGAGCTGGGCATCAAGCACCGCTTTACCCGACCTTACCGCCCACAGACCAATGGCAAGGCCGAACGCTTCATCCAGTCGGCCTTGCGTGAGTGGGCTTACGCTCACACCTACCAGAACTCCCAACACCGAGCCGATGCCATGAAATCCTGGCTACACCACTACAACTGGCATCGACCCCACCAAGGCATCGGGCGCGCTGTACCCATCTCCAGACTCAACCTGGACGAATACAACCTATTGACAGTTCACAGCTAG
- the cysM gene encoding cysteine synthase CysM, translating to MSTPTYPTIEQTVGNTPLVRLQRIPGAAGQARGNVILAKLEGNNPAGSVKDRPALSMILRAEERGEIHPGDTLIEATSGNTGIALAMTAAMRGYRMVLIMPDNLSLERRAAMTAYGAELILTPAAKGGMEYARDLATAMQAEGKGKVLDQFGNPDNPRAHIEGTGPEIWNQTDGRVTHFVSAMGTTGTIMGVSTYLKSRNAAVQVVGAQPAEGSQIPGIRKWPEAYMPKIFDRALVDAYESIAQAEEETMARRLAAEEGIFAGISSAGALVAALRVAERVENATIVFIVCDRGDRYLSTGVFN from the coding sequence ATGAGCACTCCTACCTACCCCACTATCGAGCAAACCGTCGGCAATACGCCGCTCGTGCGCCTGCAGCGCATTCCCGGCGCGGCCGGGCAGGCGCGCGGCAACGTGATCCTGGCCAAGCTGGAGGGCAACAACCCTGCCGGCTCGGTCAAGGACCGTCCTGCCCTGTCCATGATCCTGCGCGCCGAAGAGCGCGGCGAAATCCATCCGGGCGATACCCTGATCGAGGCCACCAGCGGCAATACCGGCATCGCGCTGGCCATGACGGCGGCCATGCGCGGGTACCGGATGGTCCTCATCATGCCCGACAACCTGTCGCTCGAGCGGCGGGCCGCCATGACCGCCTATGGCGCCGAACTGATCCTCACGCCCGCCGCCAAGGGCGGCATGGAATACGCCCGCGACCTGGCCACGGCGATGCAGGCCGAAGGCAAGGGCAAGGTGCTGGACCAATTCGGCAACCCCGACAACCCGCGCGCCCATATCGAGGGCACCGGTCCGGAAATCTGGAACCAGACGGATGGCCGTGTCACGCATTTCGTCAGCGCGATGGGCACCACCGGCACCATCATGGGCGTGTCCACCTACCTGAAGTCGCGCAACGCGGCGGTGCAGGTGGTCGGCGCGCAGCCGGCCGAAGGCTCGCAGATCCCGGGCATCCGCAAATGGCCCGAGGCCTACATGCCGAAGATCTTCGACCGTGCGCTGGTCGATGCCTATGAGTCCATCGCGCAGGCCGAGGAGGAGACCATGGCGCGCCGGCTGGCCGCCGAAGAGGGCATATTCGCCGGCATTTCGTCGGCGGGCGCCCTGGTGGCGGCGTTGCGCGTGGCCGAGCGGGTCGAGAACGCCACCATCGTCTTCATCGTCTGCGACCGCGGCGACCGCTACCTGTCGACCGGCGTCTTCAACTGA
- the mltB gene encoding lytic murein transglycosylase B, which translates to MFNCRRFLQIGTLSALLAGCATSSQTPQAQHLPAQAATGQADRVRIGPDKPVSSDEGPATLTPTGELRPDVRAFAEQLAAQRELPLPQVLASLESTRYNATVARLIAPSGASGKKIWRSWLTYRGRFVEPKRIAWGVEFWNANQDLLNRAAQRYGVPASIIASIIGVETLYGRNVGNFRVVDALATLAFDYLDPAKPERADMFRGQLGDFITLALQDKLDPETRGSYAGAIGMPQFMPGSIMRYAVDGDDDGHIDLTNSVADAVMSVGNFLVEHGWQRGLPVFAPVALPADPAPLVAGGLTPTLDWNGLQAAGARPAAGAGRGAWQEHPMGIVDLVEEARGTVQYRTATPNFFALTQYNRSYFYATAVADLAAELQARTGY; encoded by the coding sequence ATGTTCAACTGTCGGCGATTCCTGCAAATCGGCACGCTGTCGGCCCTGCTGGCCGGCTGTGCCACCTCCAGCCAAACACCCCAAGCCCAGCATCTTCCCGCGCAGGCCGCCACAGGCCAGGCCGACCGCGTCCGCATCGGCCCGGACAAACCCGTATCGAGCGACGAAGGCCCCGCCACGCTGACGCCGACCGGCGAACTGCGGCCCGACGTCCGCGCCTTCGCCGAACAGCTGGCGGCGCAGCGCGAGCTGCCCCTGCCGCAAGTGCTGGCCAGCCTGGAAAGCACGCGCTACAACGCGACCGTCGCCCGCCTCATCGCCCCGTCCGGCGCGTCGGGCAAGAAAATCTGGCGCAGCTGGCTGACCTATCGCGGGCGTTTCGTCGAACCCAAGCGCATCGCCTGGGGCGTGGAATTCTGGAACGCCAACCAGGACCTGCTCAACCGCGCCGCCCAGCGCTACGGCGTGCCGGCCTCGATCATCGCCTCCATCATCGGCGTGGAAACCCTGTATGGCCGCAACGTGGGCAACTTCCGCGTGGTCGACGCCCTGGCGACGCTGGCATTCGACTACCTCGATCCCGCCAAGCCCGAGCGCGCCGACATGTTCCGCGGCCAGCTCGGCGACTTCATCACCCTGGCGCTGCAGGACAAGCTGGACCCCGAGACGCGCGGCTCGTACGCCGGCGCCATCGGCATGCCGCAATTCATGCCCGGCAGCATCATGCGCTATGCGGTCGATGGCGATGACGACGGCCACATCGACCTGACCAACAGCGTCGCGGACGCGGTCATGTCGGTGGGCAACTTCCTGGTCGAACATGGCTGGCAGCGCGGCCTGCCGGTGTTCGCGCCGGTCGCGCTGCCGGCCGATCCGGCGCCGCTGGTGGCCGGCGGCCTTACGCCGACGCTGGACTGGAACGGCCTGCAGGCCGCCGGCGCGCGCCCGGCGGCGGGCGCCGGACGCGGCGCCTGGCAGGAGCACCCCATGGGCATCGTGGACCTGGTCGAGGAAGCGCGCGGCACCGTGCAATACCGTACCGCCACGCCCAATTTCTTTGCCCTGACGCAATACAACCGCAGCTACTTCTATGCCACGGCGGTGGCCGACCTGGCGGCCGAACTGCAGGCCCGCACGGGCTATTGA
- a CDS encoding histone deacetylase family protein, whose product MYLTHPSCRLHEMGDWHPESPQRLDAISDQLLASGLLPYLQERQAPEASRADILRVHTPAYLDSLRAHQPEHGYYAIDADTSMNRHTYEAALRAAGAGVAAVDAVLGGEAITAFCSVRPPGHHAERDHAMGFCFLNNVAIAARHALDFHGLQRVALVDFDVHHGNGTEHAFAGDPRVLMCSFFQHPFFPNSGADDPAPNMLNVPVAAYTGGASIRTIVREQWLPRLHAHRPELILISAGFDAHREDDMAQMGLVEADYAWITDRLVEVADQHCQGRIVSTLEGGYNLSALGRSVVAHIRSLSKL is encoded by the coding sequence ATGTATCTTACCCACCCGTCATGCCGCTTGCATGAAATGGGCGACTGGCATCCCGAGAGCCCGCAGAGGCTCGATGCCATTTCCGATCAATTGCTGGCCAGCGGCCTGCTGCCCTACCTGCAGGAGCGGCAGGCGCCGGAAGCCTCGCGCGCCGACATCCTGAGGGTGCATACGCCGGCCTACCTGGACAGCCTGCGCGCGCACCAGCCCGAGCACGGCTATTACGCGATAGACGCCGACACGTCGATGAACCGCCACACCTACGAGGCGGCGCTGCGCGCCGCCGGCGCCGGAGTGGCGGCGGTCGACGCGGTGCTGGGCGGCGAGGCCATTACGGCATTCTGCTCGGTGCGTCCGCCCGGCCACCATGCCGAGCGCGACCACGCCATGGGATTCTGCTTCCTGAACAATGTCGCGATCGCGGCCCGCCACGCCCTGGACTTCCATGGCTTGCAGCGGGTGGCGCTGGTGGATTTCGACGTCCACCATGGCAATGGCACCGAACATGCCTTCGCGGGCGATCCGCGGGTGCTGATGTGCAGCTTCTTCCAGCACCCGTTCTTCCCCAACAGCGGCGCCGACGATCCGGCGCCCAATATGCTGAATGTGCCGGTGGCGGCCTACACCGGCGGCGCGTCGATACGGACGATCGTGCGCGAGCAGTGGCTGCCGCGGCTGCACGCGCATCGCCCCGAACTGATCCTGATCTCGGCCGGTTTCGACGCCCATCGCGAGGACGATATGGCCCAGATGGGCCTGGTCGAGGCCGATTACGCCTGGATCACCGACCGCCTGGTCGAGGTTGCCGACCAGCACTGCCAGGGCCGTATCGTCAGCACCCTGGAGGGCGGTTACAACTTGTCAGCCTTGGGCCGCAGCGTGGTCGCGCATATACGATCCCTGTCGAAGCTGTAG